A portion of the Streptomyces sp. NBC_01335 genome contains these proteins:
- a CDS encoding glycoside hydrolase family 15 protein: MTQRIEDYALIGDLQTAALVGRNGSVDWLCLPRFDSGACFAALLGDEDNGHWRIAPEGTTASDICTRRGYAGDSLVLETYWETPTGTVKVIDFMPMRDKSPDVMRIVEGVSGSVEMSSVLRLRFDFGSIVPWMRRSHGHRVAVAGPDSVWLRSDPPVKTWGQQFSTCSSFTVAEGEQVAFVLTWHPSHSPRPKLIDPYKALRHTLKDWAKWAETCTYQGKYRDAVLRSLITLKALTYRPTGGIVAAPTTSLPEQIGGVRNWDYRYCWLRDATLTLGALLAAGYLDEAAAWRDWLLRAVAGDPADLQIMYGLAGERRLPETELPWLAGYENSRPVRTGNAAVRQLQLDVYGEVIDSLRLARDAGLTDKPHAWNLQLSLLGFLESTWREPDEGLWEIRGERQHFVHSKVMAWVAADRAVTSLESDPSLPGDPDRWRAMRDAVHAEVCEKGYDPVRNTFTQSYGSKALDAATLLMVRTGFLPPDDPRIVGTVDAIRAELGSDGLVRRYSTEGASVDGLPGEEGAFIVCTFWLADALLRTGRAAEAEEIFERLLDLRNDVGLLAEEYDTVAGRQLGNYPQAFSHIGLVNTAVALAGEEAAG; the protein is encoded by the coding sequence GTGACTCAACGTATCGAGGACTACGCCCTCATCGGCGATCTCCAGACGGCCGCACTGGTCGGCAGAAACGGTTCCGTCGACTGGCTCTGCCTGCCCCGCTTCGACTCGGGCGCCTGCTTCGCGGCGCTGCTGGGCGACGAGGACAACGGGCACTGGCGGATCGCGCCCGAAGGCACCACCGCGTCCGACATCTGCACCCGCCGCGGCTACGCCGGTGACTCGCTCGTCCTGGAGACGTACTGGGAGACCCCCACCGGCACCGTCAAAGTCATCGACTTCATGCCGATGCGCGACAAGTCGCCCGACGTGATGCGGATCGTCGAGGGGGTCAGCGGGAGCGTCGAGATGAGCTCGGTGCTGCGGCTCCGCTTCGACTTCGGCTCCATCGTGCCGTGGATGCGCCGCTCGCACGGCCACCGGGTGGCGGTCGCCGGGCCGGACTCGGTCTGGCTGCGCAGCGATCCGCCGGTCAAGACGTGGGGGCAGCAGTTCAGTACGTGCTCCTCCTTCACGGTCGCCGAGGGCGAGCAGGTGGCCTTCGTCCTGACGTGGCACCCCTCGCACTCGCCGCGCCCCAAGCTGATCGACCCGTACAAGGCGCTCAGGCACACCCTGAAGGACTGGGCGAAGTGGGCGGAGACCTGCACGTACCAGGGGAAGTACCGGGACGCGGTGCTCCGGTCGCTGATCACGCTGAAGGCCCTGACGTACCGGCCGACCGGCGGGATCGTGGCGGCCCCGACCACCTCGCTGCCCGAGCAGATCGGCGGCGTACGGAACTGGGACTACCGCTACTGCTGGCTGCGGGACGCCACGCTGACCCTCGGCGCGCTGCTCGCGGCCGGCTATCTGGACGAGGCGGCGGCCTGGCGGGACTGGCTGCTGCGCGCCGTGGCCGGCGACCCGGCCGACCTCCAGATCATGTACGGGCTGGCCGGTGAGCGCCGGCTGCCCGAGACGGAACTGCCCTGGCTGGCCGGGTACGAGAACTCCCGGCCGGTCCGCACCGGCAACGCGGCGGTCCGCCAGCTCCAGCTCGACGTCTACGGCGAGGTCATCGACTCCCTCCGCCTCGCCCGGGACGCGGGTCTCACCGACAAGCCGCACGCCTGGAACCTCCAGCTCAGCCTGCTCGGCTTCCTGGAGTCCACCTGGCGCGAGCCGGACGAGGGCCTGTGGGAGATCCGGGGCGAGCGGCAGCACTTCGTCCACTCGAAGGTGATGGCCTGGGTCGCGGCGGACCGGGCGGTGACCTCCCTGGAGTCCGACCCCTCCCTGCCGGGCGACCCGGACCGCTGGCGGGCGATGCGCGACGCGGTGCACGCCGAGGTGTGCGAGAAGGGGTACGACCCCGTGCGGAACACCTTCACCCAGTCGTACGGGTCGAAGGCGCTGGACGCTGCGACGCTGCTGATGGTCCGTACGGGTTTCCTGCCGCCGGACGACCCGCGGATCGTCGGCACGGTCGACGCGATCCGCGCGGAGCTGGGCAGCGACGGCCTGGTCCGCCGCTACAGCACGGAGGGGGCGTCGGTCGACGGTCTGCCGGGCGAGGAAGGGGCCTTCATCGTCTGCACGTTCTGGCTCGCGGACGCGCTGCTGCGGACCGGGCGGGCCGCCGAGGCCGAGGAGATCTTCGAGCGGCTGCTGGACCTCCGCAACGACGTCGGCCTGCTGGCCGAGGAGTACGACACGGTGGCCGGCCGTCAGCTCGGGAACTACCCGCAGGCGTTCAGCCACATCGGACTGGTGAACACGGCGGTGGCCCTCGCCGGGGAGGAAGCGGCAGGATAG
- a CDS encoding SDR family oxidoreductase, translating into MDLGLKDRVYVVTGASRGLGNAAATALAADGAKVLITGRDEKSVTAAAAGLGPDALGVAADNGDPTAARMMLNTAKERFGRLDGVLISVGGPPPGTAAGNTDEQWQSAFESVFLGAVRLARAAAAELGEGGVIGFVLSGSVHEPIPGLTISNGLRPGLAGFAKSLANELGPRGIRVIGLLPSRIDTDRVRELDALSGDADAARTASEAGIPLRRYGTPEEFGKTAAFLLSPAASYLTGIMLPVDGGTRHGF; encoded by the coding sequence ATGGATCTTGGACTGAAGGACCGCGTCTACGTCGTCACCGGGGCCAGCCGAGGGCTGGGCAACGCCGCGGCGACCGCCCTGGCGGCGGACGGCGCGAAGGTGCTCATCACCGGCCGGGACGAGAAGAGCGTCACGGCAGCCGCCGCCGGGCTCGGACCGGACGCCCTCGGCGTCGCCGCCGACAACGGTGACCCGACGGCCGCCCGGATGATGCTGAACACCGCGAAGGAACGGTTCGGACGGCTCGACGGGGTGCTGATCAGCGTCGGCGGCCCGCCGCCCGGCACCGCCGCAGGAAACACCGACGAGCAGTGGCAGTCGGCCTTCGAGTCGGTCTTCCTCGGCGCGGTGCGCCTGGCCCGCGCGGCGGCGGCCGAACTCGGCGAGGGCGGGGTCATCGGCTTCGTGCTCTCCGGTTCGGTCCACGAGCCGATCCCCGGCCTGACCATCTCCAACGGGCTGCGCCCGGGGCTGGCCGGTTTCGCCAAGTCCCTGGCGAACGAGCTCGGGCCGCGCGGCATCCGGGTGATCGGGCTGCTGCCCTCGCGGATCGACACCGACCGGGTGCGCGAACTCGACGCGCTCTCGGGCGACGCGGACGCGGCGCGTACCGCGAGCGAGGCCGGCATCCCGCTGCGCCGGTACGGCACGCCGGAGGAGTTCGGGAAGACCGCGGCCTTCCTGCTCTCCCCCGCCGCGTCCTATCTGACCGGCATCATGCTGCCGGTGGACGGCGGTACCCGGCACGGGTTCTGA
- the amaP gene encoding alkaline shock response membrane anchor protein AmaP, whose translation MSAMLRTVNRVLLALAGLILVAVGGTVLATGLGAAVPSWFPWSGKSDVLLSDADRGRWRDEGWWWPTVIAILAVLVVLALWWFLAQLRRARLAEVLVDSGDGEGALLRGRALEGVLAAEAGSLDGVARAQVALTGRRTAPQARVRMRLEPHAVPAEALRGLSDEALAHARASAGLDELPAEVLLKAVKHRAERVT comes from the coding sequence ATGAGCGCCATGCTCCGCACGGTCAATCGGGTGCTGCTCGCCCTCGCCGGACTGATCCTCGTCGCCGTCGGCGGCACCGTGCTCGCCACCGGCCTCGGCGCCGCGGTGCCGTCCTGGTTCCCGTGGAGCGGGAAGTCCGACGTGCTGCTCAGCGACGCGGACCGGGGCCGCTGGCGCGACGAGGGCTGGTGGTGGCCGACCGTCATCGCGATCCTCGCCGTGCTCGTCGTCCTCGCCCTGTGGTGGTTCCTCGCCCAGCTGCGGCGGGCCCGGCTCGCCGAGGTGCTGGTCGACAGCGGCGACGGCGAGGGGGCGCTGCTGCGGGGCCGGGCCCTGGAGGGCGTGCTCGCCGCGGAGGCGGGCAGCCTCGACGGAGTCGCCCGCGCCCAGGTCGCGCTGACCGGCCGCCGGACCGCCCCGCAGGCCCGGGTCCGCATGCGCCTGGAACCGCACGCCGTCCCGGCGGAGGCGCTCCGCGGCCTCTCCGACGAGGCGCTGGCCCACGCCCGCGCCTCGGCCGGACTGGACGAGCTGCCGGCCGAGGTGCTGCTGAAGGCCGTCAAGCACCGCGCGGAGCGCGTCACCTGA
- a CDS encoding DUF6286 domain-containing protein → MSEPSYSDGPGGPDGPEHGTQRLPVVTPEPLGPERNASSSTYQPLPTPEEPVRGRAGRFWSARRVPAVLLALVVLGASGLFLYDVAAVRADHPAMRWRRSLADGLAERSLDDVWVLTGAGIAAALGLWLLLIALTPGLRSLLTMSRRHHGVHAALDRTAAALVLRDRAVEVSGVQSVRVKSGRRKAAVRAVSHFRELGEVRADLESALTTAIAELGLAKPPKLSVRVRRAAKKG, encoded by the coding sequence GTGAGCGAGCCCTCGTACTCGGACGGCCCAGGCGGCCCGGACGGCCCGGAGCACGGCACACAGCGGCTCCCCGTCGTCACGCCGGAGCCGCTCGGCCCCGAACGGAACGCCTCCTCGTCCACGTACCAGCCCCTCCCCACGCCGGAGGAGCCGGTCCGCGGACGGGCCGGACGCTTCTGGTCGGCCCGCCGCGTCCCCGCCGTCCTCCTCGCGCTCGTCGTGCTCGGCGCCTCGGGGCTGTTCCTCTACGACGTGGCGGCCGTACGCGCCGACCACCCGGCGATGCGGTGGCGGCGCTCGCTGGCGGACGGCCTCGCCGAACGCTCCCTCGACGACGTCTGGGTGCTCACCGGCGCCGGGATCGCCGCCGCGCTCGGACTCTGGCTGCTCCTGATCGCCCTCACCCCGGGGCTGCGCTCCCTGCTGACGATGAGCCGCAGGCACCACGGGGTGCACGCGGCCCTCGACCGCACCGCCGCGGCCCTGGTCCTGCGCGACCGGGCCGTGGAGGTGTCCGGGGTGCAGTCCGTACGCGTCAAGTCGGGACGCCGCAAGGCCGCGGTCCGGGCCGTCTCGCACTTCCGTGAACTCGGCGAGGTACGGGCCGACCTGGAGTCCGCGCTCACCACCGCCATCGCCGAACTCGGCCTCGCCAAACCGCCGAAGCTCTCCGTCCGTGTCCGCCGGGCCGCCAAGAAGGGATGA
- a CDS encoding Asp23/Gls24 family envelope stress response protein has product MTPVTGPVPAAERGETRIADRVVAKIAAQAAREAIDEVPEDGSPPNASVTVHRDSARVHVSLELGYPSDIGRQCGAVRRQVAERVRTLAGMEVPEVAVRIERLHSAATGSSGQGRIR; this is encoded by the coding sequence GTGACCCCGGTGACCGGCCCGGTTCCCGCGGCCGAGCGCGGCGAGACCCGGATCGCCGACCGGGTCGTCGCGAAGATCGCGGCACAGGCCGCCCGGGAGGCGATCGACGAGGTCCCCGAGGACGGCTCACCGCCCAATGCCTCGGTCACCGTTCACCGGGACTCCGCGCGGGTACACGTCAGCCTGGAGCTCGGTTACCCCAGTGACATCGGCCGCCAGTGCGGGGCCGTACGCCGACAGGTGGCCGAGCGGGTCAGGACGCTGGCGGGAATGGAGGTGCCCGAGGTGGCCGTACGGATCGAACGCCTGCACTCCGCGGCGACGGGCTCCTCGGGACAGGGGAGGATCCGGTGA
- a CDS encoding Asp23/Gls24 family envelope stress response protein — MSETTTQRPGPDASGEGRSLTKRGGGDAGTRGRTTIADGVVEKIAGLAARDVDGVHAMGGGLSRSFGAMRDRVPGGGGKSPARGVKAEVGESQAALDLEIVVDYGVAIHEVARDVRENVVAAVERMTGLEVVEVNIAVSDVKLPDEEDDEDDGSSSRVQ, encoded by the coding sequence ATGAGTGAGACCACCACGCAGCGCCCCGGCCCGGATGCTTCCGGCGAAGGCAGGAGCCTGACGAAGCGCGGCGGCGGCGACGCCGGGACCCGCGGGCGGACCACGATCGCGGACGGGGTCGTCGAGAAGATCGCCGGACTGGCGGCCCGCGACGTCGACGGTGTGCACGCCATGGGCGGCGGGCTCTCCCGCAGCTTCGGCGCCATGCGCGACCGGGTACCCGGCGGCGGCGGCAAGTCGCCCGCCCGCGGGGTGAAGGCCGAGGTCGGCGAGTCCCAGGCCGCGCTCGACCTGGAGATCGTCGTCGACTACGGCGTGGCCATCCACGAGGTGGCCCGCGACGTCCGCGAGAACGTCGTCGCGGCCGTGGAGCGGATGACCGGGCTCGAAGTGGTCGAGGTCAACATCGCGGTCAGCGACGTCAAGCTGCCCGACGAGGAGGACGACGAGGACGACGGGTCCTCCTCCCGGGTCCAGTAG
- a CDS encoding enoyl-CoA hydratase/isomerase family protein: MTSLDPLLDKDGVRLTVDDAVATVTLTNPAKRNAQSPALWRALTEAGRAVPGTVRVVVLRGEGKSFSAGLDRQAFAPEGFDGEPSFLDMARGPESGLDATIAEYQEAFTWWRRNDIVSIAAVQGHAIGAGFQLALACDLRIAAEDVQFAMRETSLGLVPDLTGTHPLVHLVGYARALEICATGRFVLAPEAERTGLANLVVPADQLDAATEDLAAALLAAPRDAVIETKALLRGAVSRTYEEQRAAERAAQGRRLRDLAGLTD; the protein is encoded by the coding sequence ATGACCTCGCTCGACCCGCTGCTCGACAAGGACGGCGTACGACTCACCGTCGATGACGCGGTCGCCACGGTGACCCTGACCAACCCGGCCAAGCGCAACGCTCAGTCTCCCGCTCTGTGGCGGGCGTTGACGGAGGCCGGGCGGGCCGTCCCCGGCACCGTGCGGGTCGTGGTGCTCCGCGGCGAGGGCAAGTCCTTCTCCGCGGGCCTCGACCGGCAGGCGTTCGCCCCCGAGGGCTTCGACGGTGAGCCCTCCTTCCTCGACATGGCGCGCGGGCCCGAATCCGGGCTCGACGCGACCATCGCCGAGTACCAGGAGGCGTTCACCTGGTGGCGGCGGAACGACATCGTGTCGATCGCCGCCGTCCAGGGCCACGCCATCGGGGCGGGCTTCCAGCTCGCCCTCGCCTGCGATCTGCGGATCGCAGCCGAGGACGTGCAGTTCGCCATGCGGGAGACGAGCCTCGGCCTCGTCCCCGACCTCACGGGCACCCACCCCCTGGTGCACCTCGTGGGGTACGCCCGCGCGCTGGAGATATGCGCCACCGGCCGCTTCGTGCTGGCCCCGGAGGCCGAGCGCACGGGCCTCGCCAACCTCGTCGTCCCCGCCGACCAGCTCGACGCCGCGACCGAGGACCTGGCCGCCGCACTGCTGGCCGCGCCGCGCGACGCCGTGATCGAGACCAAGGCGCTGCTGCGCGGCGCCGTCTCGCGTACGTACGAGGAGCAGCGCGCCGCCGAGCGCGCCGCCCAGGGCCGTCGGCTGCGCGATCTGGCCGGCCTCACCGACTGA
- a CDS encoding helix-turn-helix domain-containing protein, with the protein MAETLKKGSRVTGVARDKLAADLKKKYDSGASIRALAEETGRSYGFVHRMLSESGVTLRGRGGATRGKKAASA; encoded by the coding sequence GTGGCCGAGACTCTGAAGAAGGGCAGCCGGGTTACCGGCGTCGCGCGCGACAAGCTCGCGGCAGACCTGAAGAAGAAGTACGACTCCGGGGCGAGCATCCGGGCGTTGGCCGAGGAAACCGGCCGCTCCTACGGATTCGTCCACCGGATGCTGAGTGAGTCCGGCGTGACCCTGCGGGGACGCGGCGGAGCCACACGCGGCAAGAAGGCCGCATCGGCCTGA
- a CDS encoding ABC-F family ATP-binding cassette domain-containing protein, with protein MITASGIELRAGARVLIENASFRIAKGDRIGLVGRNGAGKTTLTKCLAGEGTPAGGTITSSGEVGYLPQDPRTGDLDVLARDRILSARGLDEILRRMRENEERMANGKGATREKAMKKYERLETEFLTKGGYAAEAEAATIAAALSLPDRVLGQPLHTLSGGQRRRVELARILFSDADTLLLDEPTNHLDADSIVWLRDYLKSYRGGFIVISHDVDLVETVVNKVFYLDANRSQIDVYNMGWKLYQQQREADEKRRKRERQNAEKKAAALNSQADKMRAKATKTVAAQNMAKRADRLLAGLEAVRVSDKVAKLRFPEPSPCGKTPLMAEGLSKSYGSLEIFTDVDLAIDKGSRVVILGLNGAGKTTLLRLLGGAEKPDTGEIIQGHGLKLGYYAQEHETLDPERTVLENMRSAAPDLDLVEVRKTLGSFLFSGDDVDKPAGVLSGGEKTRLALATLVVSSANVLLLDEPTNNLDPASREEILGALRTYKGAVVLVTHDEGAVEALQPERIILLPDGVEDLWGADYRDLVALA; from the coding sequence GTGATCACCGCTTCCGGCATCGAGCTGCGCGCCGGCGCCCGCGTCCTCATCGAAAACGCGTCCTTCCGCATCGCCAAGGGCGACCGCATCGGCCTCGTCGGCCGCAACGGCGCCGGCAAGACCACCCTCACCAAGTGCCTCGCCGGCGAGGGCACCCCCGCGGGCGGCACCATCACCTCCTCCGGCGAGGTCGGCTACCTCCCGCAGGACCCGCGCACCGGCGACCTCGACGTCCTCGCCCGGGACCGCATCCTCTCCGCCCGCGGCCTGGACGAGATCCTGCGCCGGATGCGCGAGAACGAGGAGCGCATGGCGAACGGCAAGGGCGCCACCCGCGAGAAGGCGATGAAGAAGTACGAGCGCCTGGAGACGGAGTTCCTCACCAAGGGCGGGTACGCCGCCGAGGCCGAGGCCGCCACCATCGCCGCCGCCCTCAGCCTCCCGGACCGGGTGCTGGGCCAGCCGCTGCACACCCTCTCCGGTGGTCAGCGCCGCCGCGTCGAGCTCGCCCGCATCCTCTTCTCGGACGCCGACACCCTGCTCCTCGACGAGCCCACCAACCACCTCGACGCCGACTCCATCGTCTGGCTGCGCGACTACCTCAAGTCCTACCGCGGCGGCTTCATCGTGATCTCCCACGACGTCGACCTCGTGGAGACGGTCGTCAACAAGGTCTTCTACCTGGACGCCAACCGGTCCCAGATCGACGTCTACAACATGGGCTGGAAGCTCTACCAGCAGCAGCGCGAGGCCGACGAGAAGCGCCGCAAGCGCGAGCGCCAGAACGCCGAGAAGAAGGCCGCCGCCCTCAACTCGCAGGCCGACAAGATGCGCGCCAAGGCCACCAAGACCGTCGCGGCCCAGAACATGGCCAAGCGCGCCGACCGGCTGCTCGCCGGGCTGGAAGCGGTCCGGGTCTCCGACAAGGTCGCCAAGCTGCGCTTCCCCGAGCCCTCGCCCTGCGGCAAGACCCCGCTGATGGCGGAGGGCCTCTCCAAGTCGTACGGCTCGCTGGAGATCTTCACCGACGTCGACCTCGCGATCGACAAGGGCTCCCGGGTCGTCATCCTCGGCCTCAACGGCGCCGGCAAGACCACCCTGCTGCGCCTCCTCGGCGGCGCCGAGAAGCCCGACACCGGCGAGATCATCCAGGGCCACGGCCTCAAGCTCGGCTACTACGCCCAGGAGCACGAGACCCTCGACCCGGAGCGCACGGTCCTGGAGAACATGCGCTCCGCGGCCCCGGACCTCGACCTCGTGGAGGTCCGCAAGACGCTGGGTTCGTTCCTCTTCTCCGGCGACGACGTGGACAAGCCCGCGGGCGTCCTGTCCGGCGGCGAGAAGACCCGGCTGGCCCTGGCCACGCTGGTCGTCTCCTCCGCCAACGTCCTGCTGCTCGACGAGCCCACCAACAACCTGGACCCGGCCAGCCGCGAGGAGATCCTCGGCGCGCTGCGCACGTACAAGGGCGCGGTCGTCCTCGTCACGCACGACGAGGGCGCGGTCGAGGCGCTGCAGCCCGAGCGCATCATCCTGCTCCCCGACGGGGTCGAGGACCTCTGGGGCGCCGACTACCGCGACCTGGTCGCCCTGGCCTGA
- a CDS encoding VOC family protein: MTETAHGAPTVFPTVLYDDAKAAIRTLTEALGFTEEAVYEGEDGAVVHAELSSGNGRVMLGSRGREGVFARAMAGGGPAGIYIVLDSAEAVDRHHARAAAHGLEILMPPTDQDYGSRDYMARDAEGNVWSFGTYAPGAA; the protein is encoded by the coding sequence ATGACGGAGACGGCGCACGGCGCGCCCACGGTCTTCCCGACGGTCCTGTACGACGACGCGAAGGCGGCGATCAGGACGCTGACCGAGGCGCTGGGGTTCACCGAGGAAGCGGTGTACGAGGGTGAGGACGGCGCGGTGGTCCACGCGGAACTGTCCTCGGGCAACGGTCGCGTGATGCTCGGGTCCCGGGGGCGCGAGGGGGTCTTCGCGCGGGCCATGGCGGGCGGGGGTCCGGCCGGAATTTACATTGTCCTCGACTCGGCGGAGGCCGTGGACCGCCACCACGCGCGGGCGGCGGCGCACGGGCTGGAGATCCTTATGCCGCCGACCGACCAGGACTACGGCTCGCGCGACTACATGGCCCGGGACGCCGAGGGCAACGTGTGGAGCTTCGGGACGTACGCCCCCGGCGCCGCCTGA